One stretch of Diabrotica undecimpunctata isolate CICGRU chromosome 5, icDiaUnde3, whole genome shotgun sequence DNA includes these proteins:
- the LOC140442386 gene encoding uncharacterized protein: protein MSRASKILKLADEINGIAQTSGKEYIVKNVGSDNETPSTEKVSYNDTELTELLNYYDRNIVVALEKPNNNDLDFTRDIPEDIFSDERIDLNENPENFSATDDVSHIEYQWNEDAISDDSDFIKPLVPYSDHSDSDSYDVPEKSKKRKKRFQVNKKTWYSEKNKSRREMGKSYFGRQKINGKWNYDMEKTPRELKERCCCKTKENGLLKCNKISEEERNVIFKYFCNLSWGEKKVFVDNTVKSTAINRPRDRKDPEKSKRKQSLMYYLRSNDTDIRVCRKMYVHTTGIGRWTLLNWKNNFSLPLESSDYASKQKPNVYRQNRSRKNPFESEHTALTDFFNSLPCMESHYCRSSTSKKYLLPEWSSKQELYKLYVNDWCRAKNIAPLSMFTFNNVFNIQNLSLFRPKKDECGLCAAYKNNHVSETEYNLHIIKKKEMATVIYGMRVREDYLPKNLPPVFIILWKTMQYHL from the exons ATGTCTAGAGCAAGTAAAATCCTTAAGTTAGCTGATGAGATAAATGGTATTGCTCAAACTAGTGGAAAagaatatattgttaaaaatgttGGAAGTGACAATGAGACACCTAGTACAGAAAAGGTAAGTTATAATGATACAGAACTGACTGAACTTCTCAATTattatgaccgaaatattgtagtCGCATTGGAAAAACCAAATAACAATGATCTAGACTTTACTCGAGATATACCAGAAGATATTTTCTCAGATGAACGCATTGACCTTAACGAAAATCCCGAAAATTTTTCAGCAACTGATGATGTTTCACATATTGAATATCAGTGGAATGAAGATGCCATATCAGATGACAGTGATTTCATTAAGCCTTTAGTACCATACTCTGACCATTCGGATTCTGACAGCTATGATGTTccagaaaaaagcaaaaaacgtAAAAAGAGGTTTCAGGTTAATAAAAAGACCTGGTATTCTGAAAAAAATAAAAGTCGTCGGGAAATGGGTAAGAGCTATTTTGGAAGACAGAAAATAAATGGAAAGTGGAACTATGATATGGAGAAAACACCCCGAGAATTAAAAGAAAGATGTTGTTGCAAGACCAAAGAAAATGGATTACTTAAGTGTAATAAAATTTCTGAGGAAGAGAGAAATGTAATATTTAAGTATTTCTGTAATTTAAGCTGGGGAGAAAAAAAAGTATTTGTAGATAATACTGTAAAATCGACTGCTATAAATAGACCGAGAGATAGAAAAGACCCAGAAAAATCTAAACGAAAACAATCGTTAATGTATTATCTTCGAAGCAACGACACAGATATTAGAGTATGCCGCAAAATGTATGTACATACGACAGGTATTGGCAGATGGACATTATTAAATTGGAAAAATAACTTTTCATTACCATTGGAATCCAGTGATTATGCATCTAAGCAAAAGCCCAACGTTTATAGACAAAACAGAAGTCGTAAAAATCCATTTGAAAGCGAACATACGGCATtaacagatttttttaattctctaCCGTGTATGGAGTCACATTATTGTAGATCTTCTACGAGCAAAAAGTATCTTTTACCAGAGTGGTCTTCAAAACAAGAACTATATAAACTTTACGTTAACGATTGGTGTCGTGCAAAGAATATAGCTCCATTATCTATGTTTACGTTCAATAACGTGTTTAATATACAAAATCTGTCTCTTTTCCGGCCTAAAAAGGATGAGTGTGGGCTATGTGCTGCTTACAAGAATAACCATGTTTCTGAAACTGAGTACAActtacatattattaaaaaaaaagag ATGGCTACTGTTATATATGGAATGAGAGTGAGGGAGGATTATCTGCCGAAGAATTTGCCTCCTGTTTTCATCATTTTATGGAAAACTATGCAATACCACTTATAA
- the LOC140441546 gene encoding LOW QUALITY PROTEIN: macrophage migration inhibitory factor homolog (The sequence of the model RefSeq protein was modified relative to this genomic sequence to represent the inferred CDS: deleted 1 base in 1 codon), giving the protein MPHFRVETNIPNEDKIPDDLPAKLCSIISKSLGKPINYCCATVVGGVKMSWGGDNEPAAQAVLMSNGVLGVDENKKHAKVLFDCISKSLGVPVDRMYIHFMDATTSEVGFNGTTFHEIFGR; this is encoded by the exons atgCCGCATTTTAGAGTTGAGACTAATATACCCAATGAA GACAAAATACCTGATGATCTACCTGCCAAATTATGCAGTATAATTTCAAAATCATTAGGAAAACCTATAAAT TATTGCTGTGCTACAGTAGTAGGTGGTGTGAAGATGTCATGGGGAGGTGACAATGAACCTGCTGCCCAAGCAGTTTTGATGAGCAATGGGGTCTTGGGTGTTGATGAAAACAAAAAACATGCAAAAGTATTGTTCGACTGTATTTCTAAATCCCTTGGAGTTCCTGTAGATAG GATGTACATCCACTTCATGGATGCGACAACTAGCGAAGTCGGATTTAACGGAACAACGTTCCATGAAATATTTGGAAGATAA